A single region of the Salvia miltiorrhiza cultivar Shanhuang (shh) chromosome 8, IMPLAD_Smil_shh, whole genome shotgun sequence genome encodes:
- the LOC130998533 gene encoding uncharacterized protein LOC130998533 yields MPADEVIGFQSSEEETSWLRFAYTGYLKEDFVWEEFGEEICSECANHLKIAPLGGNQVLIQGTQQTPINEILKDLDEWSSFWFEWLRPWSYVDMNTQRNVWTRWYGVPLRAWNSRFFNIIGAHVGRVLKIHDKTLNRLSLDIALIQVSTGLSPIDRVFECNIDGARFKIRVEEVRSSIIPEPLPEWGGCSESETETIVSASEEEFDVSHKPACAQIGTNGDKTQGLESEAGLLEVVSQPSSSPSEGDPAQPDLSLTKLCKSDAFRPHQKKKTGGENHLKLGLNRFLSQKNRMAASKKKEKRKEARMGSPRLTPHESDRVDSGPGEVRDLPNQTSTGFKEILSNAETESKIMEFGQKLGIQCNKADLAVLKEVTHEPANVGVQEISENVDQ; encoded by the exons ATGCCGGCAGACGAAGTAATAGGGTTCCAGTCATCGGAGGAGGAAACAAGCTGGCTTCGGTTTGCTTACACAGGTTATCTGAAAGAGGACTTCGTTTGGGAAGAGTTCGGAGAGGAAATTTGCAGTGAATGCGCCAATCATCTTAAAATTGCTCCGTTGGGCGGCAATCAGGTTCTCATACAAGGTACTCAACAGACCCCGATCAACGAAATCTTAAAAGACCTCGACGAGTGGTCTTCTTTTTGGTTCGAATGGCTCCGACCATGGTCATATGTGGATATGAACACTCAAAGGAACGTCTGGACAAGGTGGTACGGCGTTCCGCTTAGGGCTTGGAACTCCAGATTCTTCAACATCATCGGAGCTCATGTGGGCAGGGTTCTGAAGATCCATGACAAGACCCTGAATAGGCTCAGTCTGGACATCGCACTCATTCAAGTCTCCACTGGCCTCTCTCCCATTGATAGAGTCTTCGAATGCAATATCGATGGCGCAAGGTTCAAGATCAGGGTGGAGGAAGTCAGAAGTTCTATAATACCAGAACCTCTCCCGGAGTGGGGTGGGTGCTCGGAGTCGGAAACCGAAACGATAGTCTCAGCATCGGAAGAGGAGTTCGACGTCTCTCACAAACCGGCGTGCGCCCAGATCGGAACCAATGGCGACAAGACTCAG GGGTTAGAAAGTGAAGCCGGCCTTCTTGAAGTTGTTTCACAGCCTAGTTCTTCCCCTTCGGAAGGCGATCCGGCCCAACcagatctctctctcacaaagCTTTGTAAGTCCGACGCTTTCAGACCACATCAGAAAAAGAAGACCGGGGGCGAAAATCACCTGAAATTGGGTTTGAACCGATTCCTATCTCAGAAAAACAGGATGGCAGCTTccaaaaagaaggaaaagaggAAGGAGGCCAGGATGGGATCACCTCGTCTCACTCCTCACGAATCTGACAGAGTTGACAGTGGACCGGGCGAAGTCAGGGATCTTCCAAACCAGACTTCGACGGGCTTCAAAGAAATTCTCTCAAACGCCGAGACTGAATCCAAAATCATGGAGTTTGGGCAGAAATTAGGAATCCAGTGCAATAAGGCGGATCTCGCTGTGCTGAAAGAAGTGACCCACGAGCCAGCTAATGTTGGAGTCCAGGAGATTTCGGAAAATGTGGATCAATGA